Part of the Rhizophagus irregularis chromosome 11, complete sequence genome, ttttatttttaacgttagaaaaaattttgcgATCAACtcatattcataatttttttaagaccgcgttagattatataaaacaaCATCCAATCCTACATggtacaaaattaatattgtatgGAAGTTCACTAGGAGGTGCCGTTGCTATTGACTTGGCTGCGAAAAATGAAGATGAGGTAAATATACAttgctattattattttatcgaaagaaattttaatgatgataaaattttttttcaggttgaTGCATTAATTGTAGAAAACACATTTCTAAGTATAGTAAGTTACaccttatttaaatttaaagattctAAATTTACATACTctcaaattattaaacttattttttttcttgctgTACAGCCGAAATTATTACCAACATTTTTTTctccattaaaatatataacatttatatgTACACAAATATGGCCATCAGatgaacaaattaaaaaaatcaagaaaattccaatattatttttatcaggtAAATTAGATGCTTTAGTATCACAACAACAGATGaaagaattatatgaattatcaAATACTTTGGCCGGTAAAGAATGGAAAGAATTTCCTTATGGTAATCATGGTAATACAATTACTCAACCTTGTTATTGGAATgttattgaagaatttttattatgggcaatttttgataagaacaataaaaaagaaatgaataatCAGTAAATCACATATGTATTTATAGTTCAGcatcatatttttatcaatcaagaaatattacattagATAGCATTCATCATAATACTCATATAGCCTCCTCCgatatgtaattaatattttacgcattttaataaaaaaaattgtttgcaggatttttgataatctttctaataaattataaatatatcttgTTAATATGTAATGATGACATAAACTTGTATATCCGTCTTAGATTAACTTTACATTGTACATGTCTGGCTTTCAATATGTAACCTTCTGCATTTTTAACAACATCCCTATCGCT contains:
- a CDS encoding uncharacterized protein (MEROPS:MER0017242), whose protein sequence is MVLLESILMGTTIAIGGGSLLYYYQNELLYPAKYRKKSREFIVPKFSDEEIPYTEVILTTKDKVRIRAFLCKRKNDEEACQRPTVLALHGNRGNIGKQSSIARNFYQNLKCNIMLLSYRGYGSSDGIPSEEGIKIDAQTALDYIKQHPILHGTKLILYGSSLGGAVAIDLAAKNEDEVDALIVENTFLSIPKLLPTFFSPLKYITFICTQIWPSDEQIKKIKKIPILFLSGKLDALVSQQQMKELYELSNTLAGKEWKEFPYGNHGNTITQPCYWNVIEEFLLWAIFDKNNKKEMNNQ